One window of the Cryptomeria japonica chromosome 7, Sugi_1.0, whole genome shotgun sequence genome contains the following:
- the LOC131049814 gene encoding uncharacterized protein LOC131049814, which translates to MFQLVKKLGFLKQKIKVWNVSHFKNIFGEKARIQEEIEQINKSIMALGMSSLLYDRLKLLNFQLTETLAREESYWRQKSRDLWLSEGDRNTKFFHSSSKLKRQRNRISCITDSNGNNLVDEEDIAFKAIRFFKSLLTVDLVVLDNEIMQSIPSLVSQEDNKKLMAPFILAELKEIVFSMHLEKALGLDGFTALFFQKCWEFIGNDVLLALEESRRNRSILRELNTTLIAIIPKVDNPTSFSDFHLISLCTTLYKIFTKAILVRLSKLLPRIVSLEQGGFVLGWEISEGAIVAHEILHSISQQKNLAMILKLDMLKAYDWVNWQALRVVLHRLGFSHCWVKWVFSYISFACFSVLVNGSPSRFFASSQGLRQGDPLSPFLFILLVEALSRAISNATSSGLWSAEKGDYVPAMFVFGDSLGDAGNNNYIPHSTARANFTPYGISFFPHPTGRFTNGRTTFDFLGTYLGLPFVPPYLEPKANFSRGINFASGSSGLLDSTGTGDNIITMSRQVFQFQQFSYILRKTHPSGDANAKSYISNSLFCITIGGNDIGAYIANATFQNTTTPEQFVTLLVSAFDQYLALLYRAGSRKFLVVDVPALGCTPYTRLSGYTIAKGECLESANQLVVAYNNALQSLVAHLRRKLGGVTIIQLKTYDYFINIIQNAEAYGFKNTNTACCGSGLFNAQVNCGKTTPQNLFCNDTSAYMFWDRTHPTEKLHAMFSQQIWSGNSSFIHPFNLSSVVLGNNASPLRIYVIRNEKQEMQRQQ; encoded by the exons ATGTTTCAGCTTGTTAAGAAGTTGGGTTTCTTAAAGCAGAAGATTAAGGTGTGGAATGTATCACATTTCAAGAACATTTTTGGAGAAAAGGCCAGGATTcaggaagaaattgaacaaattaaTAAGAGCATTATGGCTTTAGGAATGTCctctcttttgtatgataggttgAAGTTGTTGAACTTTCAACTTACTGAGActttggctagggaagaatcttattggaggcagaagTCTAGAGACCTTTGGCTCTCcgaaggggatagaaatactaagtttttccattcCTCATCCAAGCTCAAGAGACAGCGTAATCGAATTTCCTGTATTACTGACTCTAATGGGAACAATTTGGTGGATGaggaagatattgctttcaaagcCATTAGGTTCTTTAAGTCACTTCTTACAGTAGATCTAGTTGTGTTAGATAATGAGATTATGCAATCGATCCCCTCTTTAGTTtctcaagaagataataagaaGCTTATGGCTCCCTTTATTCTAGCTGAACtgaaagagatagtcttttccatgcatctAGAGAAGGCCCTGGGTCTGGATGGGTTTACGgcactattctttcaaaagtgctGGGAGTTTATTGGGAATGATGTATTGTTAGCCTTGGAGGAATCTAGAAGAAATAGGTCTATTCTTAGAGAGCTTAATACTACTCTAATTGCTATCATTCCAAAGGTGGATAATCCTACTTCATTCTCGGATTTTCATCTGATTTCCTTGTGTACTACTTTAtataaaatctttactaaggcaattttggTTAGGCTCTCTAAGCTCCTTCCTCGGATTGTTTCCCTGGAGCAGGGAGGATTTGTACTTGGTTGGGAAATATCTGAAGGTGCGATTGTAGCTCATGAAATTCTGCACTCCATATCTCAACAAAAGAATCTGGCTATGATACTTAAGCTAGACATGCTTAAGGCTTATGATTGGGTTAATTGGCAAGCTCTTAGGGTTGTTTTGCATAGATTGGGCTTTTCGCATTGTTGGGTTAAGTGGGTGTTTTCTTATATATCATTTGCTTGCTTTTCAGTTTTGGTTAACGGTTCCCCTTCAAGGTTTTTTGCTTCCTCTCAAGGacttagacaaggggatcctttgtctccttttctttttattcttttggTTGAAGCATTAAGTAGGGCCATATCTAATGCTACATCGTCTGGTTTATGGTCAG CTGAGAAAGGAGATTATGTGCCAGCCATGTTTGTGTTTGGAGATTCCCTAGGAGATGCAGGGAACAATAACTACATTCCACACTCTACAGCGCGTGCAAATTTCACACCTTATGGCATCTCCTTTTTCCCCCATCCAACTGGTCGCTTCACCAATGGCCGCACCACTTTCGATTTCCTGG GTACCTACTTGGGGCTACCTTTTGTCCCTCCATATCTGGAACCAAAGGCAAATTTTAGTCGAGGGATCAATTTCGCCTCAGGAAGTAGTGGATTGCTCGACTCAACAGGGACTGGAGAT AATATTATCACTATGAGTCGCCAAGTATTTCAATTTCAACAGTTTTCTTATATTCTAAGAAAGACACACCCATCTGGAGATGCAAATGCGAAGTCCTACATAAGCAACTCTTTATTTTGCATTACAATTGGAGGTAACGATATCGGTGCCTATATTGCTAACGCTACTTTCCAAAACACCACTACTCCTGAACAGTTCGTTACTCTGCTGGTCTCCGCATTCGATCAGTACTTAGCA CTTCTTTACCGTGCTGGGTCAAGGAAATTCCTTGTAGTGGATGTTCCAGCTTTGGGATGTACTCCTTATACCAGACTGTCTGGATACACCATAGCCAAAGGTGAATGTTTGGAGAGCGCAAACCAGCTGGTCGTGGCATACAACAATGCTTTACAGTCACTTGTGGCTCACCTTAGGAGAAAACTAGGTGGAGTAACGATCATCCAACTAAAAACTTATGACTATTTCATTAACATTATTCAAAACGCTGAAGCCTATG GATTTAAGAATACAAATACAGCATGTTGTGGGTCAGGATTATTTAACGCACAAGTAAACTGTGGAAAGACAACTCCACAGAACTTGTTTTGCAATGATACAAGTGCATACATGTTCTGGGATAGAACCCATCCCACTGAAAAACTTCATGCCATGTTTTCACAACAGATTTGGAGTGGAAATTCTTCTTTTATCCACCCATTTAATCTCTCTTCAGTAGTCTTGGGAAATAACGCTTCT CCTCTCCGAATCTATGTTATCAGAAATGAGAAACAAGAAATGCAACGGCAACAATAA